From one Ursus arctos isolate Adak ecotype North America unplaced genomic scaffold, UrsArc2.0 scaffold_1, whole genome shotgun sequence genomic stretch:
- the STK16 gene encoding serine/threonine-protein kinase 16 encodes MGHALCVCSRGTVIIDNKRYLFIQKLGEGGFSYVDLVEGLHDGHFYALKRILCHEQQDREEAQREADMHRLFHHPNILRLVAYCLRERGTKHEAWLLLPFFKRGTLWNEIERLKDKGNFLTEEKILQLLLGICRGLEAIHARGYAHRDLKPTNILLGDEGQPVLMDLGSMNQACIHVEGSRQALALQDWAAQRCTISYRAPELFSVQSHCVIDERTDVWSLGCVLYAMMFGEGPYDMVFQKGDSVALAVQNQLSIPQSPRHSSALRQLLTSMMTVDPQQRPPISLLLSQLEALQPPASDQHTTQI; translated from the exons ATGGGCCACGCGCTGTGTGTCTGCTCTCGGGGAACTGTCATCATTGACAATAAGCGCTACCTCTTCATCCAGaaactgggggaggg TGGGTTCAGCTATGTGGACCTAGTGGAGGGGTTACATGATGGACACTTCTACGCCCTGAAGCGGATCCTGTGTCACGAGCAGCAGGATCGGGAGGAGGCCCAACGAGAAGCAGACATGCATCGCCTCTTCCATCACCCCAACATCCTTCGCCTTGTGGCTTATTGTCTGAGGGAGCGGGGCACTAAACATGAGGCCTGGCTGCTGCTACCCTTCTTCAAG AGGGGTACGCTGTGGAACGAGATAGAAAGGCTGAAGGACAAAGGCAACTTCTTGACTGAAGAGAAAATCCTTCAGCTGCTGCTGGGTATCTGCAGAGGCCTTGAGGCCATTCATGCCAGAGGTTATGCACACAG GGACCTGAAGCCCACCAATATCTTGCTTGGAGATGAAGGGCAGCCGGTTTTAATGGACTTGGGTTCCATGAATCAAGCTTGCATCCATGTGGAGGGCTCCCGCCAGGCTCTGGCCCTGCAG GACTGGGCAGCCCAGCGATGTACCATCTCCTACCGGGCCCCAGAGCTCTTCTCCGTGCAGAGCCACTGTGTCATCGACGAGCGGACTGACGTCTGG TCCCTAGGCTGCGTGCTATATGCCATGATGTTTGGGGAAGGCCCATATGACATGGTGTTCCAGAAGGGTGACAGCGTGgcccttgctgtgcagaaccaACTCAGCATTCCGCAGAGCCCCAG GCATTCTTCAGCCTTGCGGCAGCTGCTGACCTCAATGATGACCGTAGACCCCCAGCAGCGCCCTCCCATTTCTCTCCTCCTCAGTCAGTTGGAGGCACTGCAACCCCCAGCTTCAGACCAGCACACCACCCAGATCTGA
- the GLB1L gene encoding beta-galactosidase-1-like protein isoform X2, with product MAPKKPLCLPALLLPLLTLLLPQAGTRSFVVDRENDRFLLDGAPFRYVSGSLHYFRVPRVLWADRLFKMRMSGLNTVQFYVPWNYHEPEPGVYNFNGSRDLFAFLNEASVANLLVILRPGPYICAEWDMGGLPAWLLQKPDIHLRTSDPDFLAAVDSWFKVLLPRLYPWLYHNGGNIISIQVENEYGSYRACDFSYMRHLAGLFRALLGDRILLFTTDGPEGLKCGSLQGLYTTVDFGPADNMTKIFALLRKYEPRGPLVNSEYYTGWLDYWGQNHSTRSISAVTTGLENMLRLGASVNMYMFHGGTNFGYWNGADEKGRFLPITTSYDYDAPISEAGDPTPKLFALRNVISEFQEIPLGPLPPPSPKMMLGPLTLHLDGDLLAFLDFLCPQGPIRSILPLSFEAVKQDRGFVLYRTYLTYTVSEPTQFWVPNNGVHDRAYVMVDGGQVWINGFNLGRYWTKRGPQETLYVPRPLLFSRGALNKITLLELENVPPQPQIQFLDRPILNSTLHKTYIYSLSPDTQSASEPMELSGH from the exons ATGGCTCCCAAGAAGCCGCTTTGCCTTCCTGCCCTGCTGTTGCCACTTCTGACGCTGCTGCTGCCCCAG GCAGGCACTCGGTCGTTCGTAGTGGATCGGGAAAATGACAGATTCCTCCTGGATGGGGCCCCGTTCCGCTACGTGTCTGGCAGCCTGCACTACTTTCGGGTACCACGGGTGCTTTGGGCAGACCGGCTTTTCAAGATGCGAATGAGTGGCCTCAACACTGTACAGTT ttaTGTGCCCTGGAACTACCATGAGCCAGAGCCTGGGGTCTATAACTTTAATGGCAGCCGGGACCTCTTTGCATTTCTGAACGAGGCATCTGTAGCGAACCTGTTGGTCATACTGAGACCAGGACCTTACATCTGTGCAGAGTGGGACATG GGGGGCCTCCCAGCCTGGTTGCTTCAAAAACCTGATATACATCTGAGAACCTCAGATCCAG ACTTTCTTGCCGCAGTGGACTCCTGGTTCAAGGTCTTGCTGCCCAGGTTATATCCATGGCTCTACCACAATGGGGGCAACATCATTAGCATTCAG GTGGAGAATGAATATGGCAGCTACAGAGCCTGTGACTTCAGCTACatgaggcacctggctgggctCTTCCGCGCGCTGCTAGGAGACAGGATCCTGCTCTTCACCACGGATGGGCCTGAAGGACTCAAATGTGGCTCCCTCCAGGGACTCTATACCACTGTGGATTTTGGCCCAG CTGACAACATGACCAAAATCTTTGCCCTGCTTCGGAAGTATGAACCCCGTGGGCCACTG GTGAACTCCGAGTACTACACAGGCTGGCTGGATTACTGGGGCCAGAATCACTCCACGCGGTCCATTTCGGCTGTGACCACAGGCCTAGAGAACATGCTGAGGCTGGGAGCCAGTGTGAACAT GTACATGTTCCACGGAGGTACCAACTTTGGATACTGGAATG GTGCTGATGAGAAGGGACGCTTTCTTCCAATTACTACCAGCTATGACTACGATGCACCAATATCCGAAGCAGGGGACCCCACACCTAAGCTTTTTGCTCTTCGAAACGTCATCAGCGAG TTCCAGGAAATTCCCTTGGGACCTTtacctccccccagccccaagaTGATGCTTGGACCTTTGACCCTGCATCTG GATGGGGATTTGCTGGCTTTCCTAGACTTCCTATGCCCCCAAGGGCCCATCCGTTCAATCTTGCCACTGTCCTTTGAGGCTGTCAAACAG GACCGTGGCTTTGTGTTGTACCGGACCTATCTGACCTATACTGTTTCTGAGCCAACACAGTTCTGGGTGCCTAACAATGGAGTCCACGACCGTGCCTACGTGATGGTAGATGGG ggCCAAGTCTGGATCAATGGGTTTAACTTGGGCCGGTACTGGACAAAGCGTGGGCCACAAGAGACCCTCTATGTGCCAAGACCCCTGTTGTTTTCTAGGGGAGCCCTCAACAAAATCACACTGCTGGAGCTAGAAAACGTGCCTCCTCAGCCCCAAATCCAGTTTCTGGACAGGCCTATCCTCAATAGCACCTTGCATAAGACATACATCTATTCCCTCTCGCCTGATACACAAAGTGCCTCTGAACCAATGGAGTTAAGTGGGCACTGA
- the GLB1L gene encoding beta-galactosidase-1-like protein isoform X1, which yields MAPKKPLCLPALLLPLLTLLLPQAGTRSFVVDRENDRFLLDGAPFRYVSGSLHYFRVPRVLWADRLFKMRMSGLNTVQFYVPWNYHEPEPGVYNFNGSRDLFAFLNEASVANLLVILRPGPYICAEWDMGGLPAWLLQKPDIHLRTSDPDFLAAVDSWFKVLLPRLYPWLYHNGGNIISIQVENEYGSYRACDFSYMRHLAGLFRALLGDRILLFTTDGPEGLKCGSLQGLYTTVDFGPADNMTKIFALLRKYEPRGPLVNSEYYTGWLDYWGQNHSTRSISAVTTGLENMLRLGASVNMYMFHGGTNFGYWNGADEKGRFLPITTSYDYDAPISEAGDPTPKLFALRNVISEFQEIPLGPLPPPSPKMMLGPLTLHLDGDLLAFLDFLCPQGPIRSILPLSFEAVKQDRGFVLYRTYLTYTVSEPTQFWVPNNGVHDRAYVMVDGVFQGVLERNMKHQLFLMGTVGAKLDILLENMGRLSFGSNSSDFKGLLEPPILGQRVLTQWLMFPLKVDKLVKWWFPLQLMKRSHPQVPSGPTFYSTTFPILGEGGDTFLFLPGWTKGQVWINGFNLGRYWTKRGPQETLYVPRPLLFSRGALNKITLLELENVPPQPQIQFLDRPILNSTLHKTYIYSLSPDTQSASEPMELSGH from the exons ATGGCTCCCAAGAAGCCGCTTTGCCTTCCTGCCCTGCTGTTGCCACTTCTGACGCTGCTGCTGCCCCAG GCAGGCACTCGGTCGTTCGTAGTGGATCGGGAAAATGACAGATTCCTCCTGGATGGGGCCCCGTTCCGCTACGTGTCTGGCAGCCTGCACTACTTTCGGGTACCACGGGTGCTTTGGGCAGACCGGCTTTTCAAGATGCGAATGAGTGGCCTCAACACTGTACAGTT ttaTGTGCCCTGGAACTACCATGAGCCAGAGCCTGGGGTCTATAACTTTAATGGCAGCCGGGACCTCTTTGCATTTCTGAACGAGGCATCTGTAGCGAACCTGTTGGTCATACTGAGACCAGGACCTTACATCTGTGCAGAGTGGGACATG GGGGGCCTCCCAGCCTGGTTGCTTCAAAAACCTGATATACATCTGAGAACCTCAGATCCAG ACTTTCTTGCCGCAGTGGACTCCTGGTTCAAGGTCTTGCTGCCCAGGTTATATCCATGGCTCTACCACAATGGGGGCAACATCATTAGCATTCAG GTGGAGAATGAATATGGCAGCTACAGAGCCTGTGACTTCAGCTACatgaggcacctggctgggctCTTCCGCGCGCTGCTAGGAGACAGGATCCTGCTCTTCACCACGGATGGGCCTGAAGGACTCAAATGTGGCTCCCTCCAGGGACTCTATACCACTGTGGATTTTGGCCCAG CTGACAACATGACCAAAATCTTTGCCCTGCTTCGGAAGTATGAACCCCGTGGGCCACTG GTGAACTCCGAGTACTACACAGGCTGGCTGGATTACTGGGGCCAGAATCACTCCACGCGGTCCATTTCGGCTGTGACCACAGGCCTAGAGAACATGCTGAGGCTGGGAGCCAGTGTGAACAT GTACATGTTCCACGGAGGTACCAACTTTGGATACTGGAATG GTGCTGATGAGAAGGGACGCTTTCTTCCAATTACTACCAGCTATGACTACGATGCACCAATATCCGAAGCAGGGGACCCCACACCTAAGCTTTTTGCTCTTCGAAACGTCATCAGCGAG TTCCAGGAAATTCCCTTGGGACCTTtacctccccccagccccaagaTGATGCTTGGACCTTTGACCCTGCATCTG GATGGGGATTTGCTGGCTTTCCTAGACTTCCTATGCCCCCAAGGGCCCATCCGTTCAATCTTGCCACTGTCCTTTGAGGCTGTCAAACAG GACCGTGGCTTTGTGTTGTACCGGACCTATCTGACCTATACTGTTTCTGAGCCAACACAGTTCTGGGTGCCTAACAATGGAGTCCACGACCGTGCCTACGTGATGGTAGATGGG GTGTTTCAGGGTGTTTTGGAACGAAACATGAAACACCAACTATTTTTGATGGGGACAGTAGGGGCCAAACTGGACATCTTACTGGAGAACATGGGGAGGCTCAGTTTCGGGTCTAACAGCAGTGACTTCAAG GGCCTATTAGAGCCGCCAATTCTGGGGCAAAGAGTCCTCACCCAGTGGCTGATGTTCCCTCTCAAAGTTGATAAACTTGTAAAGTGGTGGTTTCCCCTCCAGTTGATGAAAAGGTCACACCCTCAAGTTCCCTCTGGCCCCACCTTCTACTCTACGACATTTCCAATTTTAGGAGAAGGCGGGGACACTTTTCTCTTTCTACCTGGATGGACCAAG ggCCAAGTCTGGATCAATGGGTTTAACTTGGGCCGGTACTGGACAAAGCGTGGGCCACAAGAGACCCTCTATGTGCCAAGACCCCTGTTGTTTTCTAGGGGAGCCCTCAACAAAATCACACTGCTGGAGCTAGAAAACGTGCCTCCTCAGCCCCAAATCCAGTTTCTGGACAGGCCTATCCTCAATAGCACCTTGCATAAGACATACATCTATTCCCTCTCGCCTGATACACAAAGTGCCTCTGAACCAATGGAGTTAAGTGGGCACTGA
- the ANKZF1 gene encoding ankyrin repeat and zinc finger domain-containing protein 1 isoform X1, with amino-acid sequence MSPVSAATQVPALVSLFDLNADAPVLQGLSLVNHSSGEALAQALRTSYPGSGEGTSPERKPLQGVLDISEKLFCSTCDQTFHNHQEQREHYKLDWHRFNLKQRLKDKPLLSALDFEKRSSTGDLSSISGSEDSDSASEEDLQIPDEERAEFEKPSRPQGFHPHRVLFQNARGQFLYAYRCVLGPRQMPPEEPELLLHNLQNGGPGHCVVLMAAAGHFAGAIFQGRDVVTHKTFHRYTVRAKRGTAQGIRDARGGASRSAGANLRRYNEATLYKDVRELLTGPVWAKALGEAGTVLLRAPRSGRSLFFGGQGAPLQRGDPRLWDIPLATRRPTFRELQRVLQKLTTLHVRGEDPRETIKLDSPQTHWKMRGGKKAMEAERKVSSDENEALGQKEESPKQGSGSDGEDSFQVELELVELTVGTLDLREFEVLPKRRRRKRNKKERSRDLAAGAHVTLAQQPQGDDETTSQSTQAHAGPLGPSLDEAETPDQSELWDVLLAACRAGDVGTLRLQLAAGSADPGVLSLLSAPLGSSGFTLLHAAAAAGRGSVVRLLLEAGADPTVQDARARPPYTVAADRSTRNEFRRFMEKNPDAYDYSKAQVPGPLTPEMEARQAMRKKEQKAARRQREQQQLKQREQEEREREGQRRFAALSDREKRALAAECRLAAQLGAPTPHTPGSAALSAPRCWSCGTSLQGLTPFHYLDFSFCSTRCLRDHRCQAAKPSS; translated from the exons ATGTCGCCGGTTTCAGCTGCAACCCAGGTTCCTGCGTTGGTCTCCCTGTTTGACCTCAACGCGGATGCTCCGGTCCTCCAGGGCCTGAGCCTGGTGAACCACTCTTCTGGGGAGGCTCTGGCCCAGGCCCTGCGGACTTCCTATCCAG GTTCAGGGGAGGGAACAAGCCCAGAAAGAAAACCACTCCAGGGTGTGCTGGATATTTCAGAGAAGTTATTTTGTTCCACTTGTGACCAGACCTTCCACAACCACCAGGAGCAG AGGGAACATTATAAGCTTGACTGGCATCGGTTTAACCTAAAGCAACGTCTCAAGGACAAGCCTCTCCTGTCTGCCCTGGATTTTGAAAAGCGGAGCTCCACAG GAGATCTTTCCAGCATCTCAGGATCAGAGGACTCGGACTCAGCCAGTGAGGAGGATTTGCAGATACCGGATGAGGAGCGGGCTGAGTTTGAGAAGCCCAGCAGACCCCAAGGCTTCCACCCCCATCGGGTTCTCTTCCAGAACGCTCGGGGCCAGTTTCTTTATGCCTATCGCTGTGTGCTAGGCCCTCGCCAG ATGCCCCCAGAAGAACCCGAACTTCTCCTACACAACCTGCAAAACGGAGGTCCCGGACACTGTGTGGTGCTCATGGCTGCAGCTGGGCACTTTGCTGGAGCCATTTTCCAGGG AAGAGACGTGGTGACCCACAAAACATTTCACCGCTACACAGTGCGGGCCAAGCGGGGCACAGCCCAGGGCATTCGGGATGCCCGGGGTGGGGCTTCTCGTTCTGCTGGAGCCAACCTGAGGCGCTATAATGAAGCCACGTTATACAAG GATGTTCGTGAGCTGCTGACAGGGCCAGTCTGGGCCAAAGCGCTGGGGGAGGCTGGGACAGTACTGCTGCGTGCTCCCCGCTCTGGCCGGTCCCTGTTCTTCGGAGGCCAGGGGGCGCCCCTGCAACGGGGAGATCCCCGACTTTGGGATATCCCCCTCGCTACCCGCAGACCCACCTTCCGAGAGCTACAGCGTGTGCTCCAGAAGCTGACCACCTTGCATGTCCGTG GAGAAGACCCCCGGGAGACAATCAAGTTGGACTCACCTCAGACACACTGGAAGATGAGAGGGGGGAAGAAGGCTATGGAGGCAGAAAGAAAGGTCTCCAGTGATGAAAATGAGGCACTTGGGCAGAAAGAGGAATCTCCCAAACAGG GTTCAGGGTCAGACGGAGAAGACAGCTTCCAGGTAGAGTTGGAGCTAGTAGAATTGACAGTAGGGACCCTGGATCTTCGTGAGTTTGAGGTACTGCCAAAgcggaggaggaggaaaaggaataagaaagagagaagccGAGACCTGGCAGCCGGGGCGCATGTGACTCTTGCCCAGCAACCTCAAGGAGATGATGAGACCACCTCACAGTCCACCCAGGCACATGCAGGCCCTTTGGGGCCTTCCCTGGATGAGGCTGAGACCCCCGATCAGTCAGAGCTCTGGGATGTGCTTCTAGCCGCTTGCCGAGCCGGAGATGTTGGGACGTTGAGACTGCAGCTAGCTGCTGGCTCCGCAGACCCTGGAGTTCTGTCTCTGCTCAGTGCCCCCTTGGGCTCCAGTGGCTTCACCCTCCTGCATGCAGCAGCTGCAGCTGGGAGAGGCTCAGTGGTTCGCCTGCTGCTGGAGGCAGGTGCCGACCCTACTGTGCA GGACGCCCGGGCCCGGCCACCATATACGGTTGCAGCTGACAGGTCAACGCGTAATGAGTTCCGAAGGTTCATGGAGAAGAATCCAGATGCTTATGATTACAGCAAGGCTCAG GTACCAGGGCCACTGACGCCAGAAATGGAGGCACGGCAGGCCATGCGGAAAAAGGAGCAGAAGGCGGCCCGGCGGCAAcgggagcagcagcagctgaagcagcgggagcaggaggaaagggagcGAGAGGGGCAGCGGCGCTTTGCCGCCCTCAGCGATCGTGAGAAG AGAGCTCTGGCCGCAGAGTGCCGGCTGGCCGCCCAGCtgggagcccccaccccacatACCCCTGGCTCTGCAGCCCTCAGTGCTCC ACGCTGCTGGAGTTGCGGGACATCCCTCCAAGGCCTCACTCCCTTTCACTATcttgacttctctttctgctccacACGCTGCCTCCGGGATCACCGCTGCCAGGCCGCCAAGCCCTCTTCCTGA
- the ANKZF1 gene encoding ankyrin repeat and zinc finger domain-containing protein 1 isoform X3, whose translation MAGDLSSISGSEDSDSASEEDLQIPDEERAEFEKPSRPQGFHPHRVLFQNARGQFLYAYRCVLGPRQMPPEEPELLLHNLQNGGPGHCVVLMAAAGHFAGAIFQGRDVVTHKTFHRYTVRAKRGTAQGIRDARGGASRSAGANLRRYNEATLYKDVRELLTGPVWAKALGEAGTVLLRAPRSGRSLFFGGQGAPLQRGDPRLWDIPLATRRPTFRELQRVLQKLTTLHVRGEDPRETIKLDSPQTHWKMRGGKKAMEAERKVSSDENEALGQKEESPKQGSGSDGEDSFQVELELVELTVGTLDLREFEVLPKRRRRKRNKKERSRDLAAGAHVTLAQQPQGDDETTSQSTQAHAGPLGPSLDEAETPDQSELWDVLLAACRAGDVGTLRLQLAAGSADPGVLSLLSAPLGSSGFTLLHAAAAAGRGSVVRLLLEAGADPTVQDARARPPYTVAADRSTRNEFRRFMEKNPDAYDYSKAQVPGPLTPEMEARQAMRKKEQKAARRQREQQQLKQREQEEREREGQRRFAALSDREKRALAAECRLAAQLGAPTPHTPGSAALSAPRCWSCGTSLQGLTPFHYLDFSFCSTRCLRDHRCQAAKPSS comes from the exons ATGGCCG GAGATCTTTCCAGCATCTCAGGATCAGAGGACTCGGACTCAGCCAGTGAGGAGGATTTGCAGATACCGGATGAGGAGCGGGCTGAGTTTGAGAAGCCCAGCAGACCCCAAGGCTTCCACCCCCATCGGGTTCTCTTCCAGAACGCTCGGGGCCAGTTTCTTTATGCCTATCGCTGTGTGCTAGGCCCTCGCCAG ATGCCCCCAGAAGAACCCGAACTTCTCCTACACAACCTGCAAAACGGAGGTCCCGGACACTGTGTGGTGCTCATGGCTGCAGCTGGGCACTTTGCTGGAGCCATTTTCCAGGG AAGAGACGTGGTGACCCACAAAACATTTCACCGCTACACAGTGCGGGCCAAGCGGGGCACAGCCCAGGGCATTCGGGATGCCCGGGGTGGGGCTTCTCGTTCTGCTGGAGCCAACCTGAGGCGCTATAATGAAGCCACGTTATACAAG GATGTTCGTGAGCTGCTGACAGGGCCAGTCTGGGCCAAAGCGCTGGGGGAGGCTGGGACAGTACTGCTGCGTGCTCCCCGCTCTGGCCGGTCCCTGTTCTTCGGAGGCCAGGGGGCGCCCCTGCAACGGGGAGATCCCCGACTTTGGGATATCCCCCTCGCTACCCGCAGACCCACCTTCCGAGAGCTACAGCGTGTGCTCCAGAAGCTGACCACCTTGCATGTCCGTG GAGAAGACCCCCGGGAGACAATCAAGTTGGACTCACCTCAGACACACTGGAAGATGAGAGGGGGGAAGAAGGCTATGGAGGCAGAAAGAAAGGTCTCCAGTGATGAAAATGAGGCACTTGGGCAGAAAGAGGAATCTCCCAAACAGG GTTCAGGGTCAGACGGAGAAGACAGCTTCCAGGTAGAGTTGGAGCTAGTAGAATTGACAGTAGGGACCCTGGATCTTCGTGAGTTTGAGGTACTGCCAAAgcggaggaggaggaaaaggaataagaaagagagaagccGAGACCTGGCAGCCGGGGCGCATGTGACTCTTGCCCAGCAACCTCAAGGAGATGATGAGACCACCTCACAGTCCACCCAGGCACATGCAGGCCCTTTGGGGCCTTCCCTGGATGAGGCTGAGACCCCCGATCAGTCAGAGCTCTGGGATGTGCTTCTAGCCGCTTGCCGAGCCGGAGATGTTGGGACGTTGAGACTGCAGCTAGCTGCTGGCTCCGCAGACCCTGGAGTTCTGTCTCTGCTCAGTGCCCCCTTGGGCTCCAGTGGCTTCACCCTCCTGCATGCAGCAGCTGCAGCTGGGAGAGGCTCAGTGGTTCGCCTGCTGCTGGAGGCAGGTGCCGACCCTACTGTGCA GGACGCCCGGGCCCGGCCACCATATACGGTTGCAGCTGACAGGTCAACGCGTAATGAGTTCCGAAGGTTCATGGAGAAGAATCCAGATGCTTATGATTACAGCAAGGCTCAG GTACCAGGGCCACTGACGCCAGAAATGGAGGCACGGCAGGCCATGCGGAAAAAGGAGCAGAAGGCGGCCCGGCGGCAAcgggagcagcagcagctgaagcagcgggagcaggaggaaagggagcGAGAGGGGCAGCGGCGCTTTGCCGCCCTCAGCGATCGTGAGAAG AGAGCTCTGGCCGCAGAGTGCCGGCTGGCCGCCCAGCtgggagcccccaccccacatACCCCTGGCTCTGCAGCCCTCAGTGCTCC ACGCTGCTGGAGTTGCGGGACATCCCTCCAAGGCCTCACTCCCTTTCACTATcttgacttctctttctgctccacACGCTGCCTCCGGGATCACCGCTGCCAGGCCGCCAAGCCCTCTTCCTGA
- the ANKZF1 gene encoding ankyrin repeat and zinc finger domain-containing protein 1 isoform X2 gives MSPVSAATQVPALVSLFDLNADAPVLQGLSLVNHSSGEALAQALRTSYPGSGEGTSPERKPLQGVLDISEKLFCSTCDQTFHNHQEQREHYKLDWHRFNLKQRLKDKPLLSALDFEKRSSTGDLSSISGSEDSDSASEEDLQIPDEERAEFEKPSRPQGFHPHRVLFQNARGQFLYAYRCVLGPRQMPPEEPELLLHNLQNGGPGHCVVLMAAAGHFAGAIFQGRDVVTHKTFHRYTVRAKRGTAQGIRDARGGASRSAGANLRRYNEATLYKTHLPRATACAPEADHLACPWRRPPGDNQVGLTSDTLEDERGEEGYGGRKKGSGSDGEDSFQVELELVELTVGTLDLREFEVLPKRRRRKRNKKERSRDLAAGAHVTLAQQPQGDDETTSQSTQAHAGPLGPSLDEAETPDQSELWDVLLAACRAGDVGTLRLQLAAGSADPGVLSLLSAPLGSSGFTLLHAAAAAGRGSVVRLLLEAGADPTVQDARARPPYTVAADRSTRNEFRRFMEKNPDAYDYSKAQVPGPLTPEMEARQAMRKKEQKAARRQREQQQLKQREQEEREREGQRRFAALSDREKRALAAECRLAAQLGAPTPHTPGSAALSAPRCWSCGTSLQGLTPFHYLDFSFCSTRCLRDHRCQAAKPSS, from the exons ATGTCGCCGGTTTCAGCTGCAACCCAGGTTCCTGCGTTGGTCTCCCTGTTTGACCTCAACGCGGATGCTCCGGTCCTCCAGGGCCTGAGCCTGGTGAACCACTCTTCTGGGGAGGCTCTGGCCCAGGCCCTGCGGACTTCCTATCCAG GTTCAGGGGAGGGAACAAGCCCAGAAAGAAAACCACTCCAGGGTGTGCTGGATATTTCAGAGAAGTTATTTTGTTCCACTTGTGACCAGACCTTCCACAACCACCAGGAGCAG AGGGAACATTATAAGCTTGACTGGCATCGGTTTAACCTAAAGCAACGTCTCAAGGACAAGCCTCTCCTGTCTGCCCTGGATTTTGAAAAGCGGAGCTCCACAG GAGATCTTTCCAGCATCTCAGGATCAGAGGACTCGGACTCAGCCAGTGAGGAGGATTTGCAGATACCGGATGAGGAGCGGGCTGAGTTTGAGAAGCCCAGCAGACCCCAAGGCTTCCACCCCCATCGGGTTCTCTTCCAGAACGCTCGGGGCCAGTTTCTTTATGCCTATCGCTGTGTGCTAGGCCCTCGCCAG ATGCCCCCAGAAGAACCCGAACTTCTCCTACACAACCTGCAAAACGGAGGTCCCGGACACTGTGTGGTGCTCATGGCTGCAGCTGGGCACTTTGCTGGAGCCATTTTCCAGGG AAGAGACGTGGTGACCCACAAAACATTTCACCGCTACACAGTGCGGGCCAAGCGGGGCACAGCCCAGGGCATTCGGGATGCCCGGGGTGGGGCTTCTCGTTCTGCTGGAGCCAACCTGAGGCGCTATAATGAAGCCACGTTATACAAG ACCCACCTTCCGAGAGCTACAGCGTGTGCTCCAGAAGCTGACCACCTTGCATGTCCGTG GAGAAGACCCCCGGGAGACAATCAAGTTGGACTCACCTCAGACACACTGGAAGATGAGAGGGGGGAAGAAGGCTATGGAGGCAGAAAGAAAG GTTCAGGGTCAGACGGAGAAGACAGCTTCCAGGTAGAGTTGGAGCTAGTAGAATTGACAGTAGGGACCCTGGATCTTCGTGAGTTTGAGGTACTGCCAAAgcggaggaggaggaaaaggaataagaaagagagaagccGAGACCTGGCAGCCGGGGCGCATGTGACTCTTGCCCAGCAACCTCAAGGAGATGATGAGACCACCTCACAGTCCACCCAGGCACATGCAGGCCCTTTGGGGCCTTCCCTGGATGAGGCTGAGACCCCCGATCAGTCAGAGCTCTGGGATGTGCTTCTAGCCGCTTGCCGAGCCGGAGATGTTGGGACGTTGAGACTGCAGCTAGCTGCTGGCTCCGCAGACCCTGGAGTTCTGTCTCTGCTCAGTGCCCCCTTGGGCTCCAGTGGCTTCACCCTCCTGCATGCAGCAGCTGCAGCTGGGAGAGGCTCAGTGGTTCGCCTGCTGCTGGAGGCAGGTGCCGACCCTACTGTGCA GGACGCCCGGGCCCGGCCACCATATACGGTTGCAGCTGACAGGTCAACGCGTAATGAGTTCCGAAGGTTCATGGAGAAGAATCCAGATGCTTATGATTACAGCAAGGCTCAG GTACCAGGGCCACTGACGCCAGAAATGGAGGCACGGCAGGCCATGCGGAAAAAGGAGCAGAAGGCGGCCCGGCGGCAAcgggagcagcagcagctgaagcagcgggagcaggaggaaagggagcGAGAGGGGCAGCGGCGCTTTGCCGCCCTCAGCGATCGTGAGAAG AGAGCTCTGGCCGCAGAGTGCCGGCTGGCCGCCCAGCtgggagcccccaccccacatACCCCTGGCTCTGCAGCCCTCAGTGCTCC ACGCTGCTGGAGTTGCGGGACATCCCTCCAAGGCCTCACTCCCTTTCACTATcttgacttctctttctgctccacACGCTGCCTCCGGGATCACCGCTGCCAGGCCGCCAAGCCCTCTTCCTGA